A single region of the Helicobacter colisuis genome encodes:
- the miaB gene encoding tRNA (N6-isopentenyl adenosine(37)-C2)-methylthiotransferase MiaB, giving the protein MNKKLYIETLGCAMNERDSEHIIAELEEKENYTLTKNPKEADLILINTCSVREKPEKKLFSEIGQYAKIKKEDAKIGICGCTASHLGDEILKKSKAVNFVLGARNVSKISQILHKDRVAWVDIDYDDSTYVFSSKHNSTLKGMINISIGCDKQCTYCIVPHTRGNEISIPADLILKEAKKLVDNGTKEILLLGQNVNNYGRRFSNDHRKINFTQLLNEISQINGLERIRFTSPHPLHMDDEFINEFATNPKVCKAIHMPLQSGSTKILQKMKRGYSKEWFLDRVAKMRSLIPELSIGTDIIVGFPTESEEDFLDTLDVLEKVRFDTLYSFIYSTRPHTQAATWLDNGEIQLLDEETAKNRLIILKDKHKEILAQENAKQLGKIHPVLFESYDEENLLLEGRSDTNKLIRVKAGRNLIGEICNVKISEIKGAQLIGELL; this is encoded by the coding sequence TTGAACAAGAAACTCTATATTGAAACCTTAGGTTGTGCGATGAATGAACGCGATAGTGAGCACATCATCGCAGAACTTGAAGAAAAAGAAAATTACACACTAACAAAAAATCCAAAAGAAGCTGATTTGATTCTTATTAACACTTGTAGTGTGCGTGAAAAGCCCGAAAAAAAGCTTTTTTCTGAAATTGGACAATACGCAAAAATCAAAAAAGAAGATGCAAAAATCGGCATTTGTGGTTGCACTGCAAGCCACTTAGGTGATGAAATTTTAAAAAAATCCAAAGCTGTTAATTTTGTGCTTGGCGCTAGAAATGTTTCTAAAATCTCTCAAATTCTACACAAAGATCGTGTTGCTTGGGTAGATATTGATTATGATGATAGCACCTATGTTTTTAGCTCCAAACATAACTCAACTCTCAAAGGCATGATTAACATCTCCATTGGTTGTGATAAACAATGCACTTATTGCATTGTCCCACACACACGAGGCAATGAAATCTCAATCCCTGCTGATTTGATTTTAAAAGAAGCTAAGAAGCTTGTAGATAATGGTACAAAAGAGATTTTGCTTCTAGGACAAAATGTGAATAATTATGGTCGGCGTTTTTCTAATGATCATCGCAAAATTAACTTCACGCAACTTTTGAATGAAATTTCACAAATCAATGGTTTGGAGAGAATCCGATTTACCTCTCCACATCCCTTGCATATGGATGATGAATTTATCAATGAATTTGCAACCAATCCAAAAGTGTGCAAGGCAATCCATATGCCTTTGCAAAGTGGTTCTACAAAGATTTTACAAAAAATGAAGCGCGGATACTCTAAGGAATGGTTTTTAGATCGTGTGGCAAAAATGCGCTCTTTAATTCCTGAATTGAGTATTGGAACTGACATTATTGTGGGCTTTCCAACAGAGAGTGAGGAAGATTTTTTAGACACCTTAGATGTGCTAGAGAAAGTGCGCTTTGACACGCTTTATAGTTTTATTTACTCCACACGCCCACACACACAAGCTGCAACTTGGCTTGATAATGGCGAAATCCAGCTTCTTGATGAGGAAACTGCCAAAAATAGATTAATAATTCTAAAAGATAAACACAAAGAAATCCTAGCACAAGAAAACGCTAAGCAACTTGGCAAAATTCACCCTGTATTATTTGAAAGCTATGATGAAGAAAACCTTCTTTTAGAAGGCAGAAGCGATACTAATAAACTTATAAGAGTTAAGGCAGGGAGAAACCTTATTGGAGAAATTTGTAATGTAAAAATCTCTGAAATCAAAGGTGCACAGCTCATTGGAGAGCTTCTTTAG
- a CDS encoding lytic transglycosylase domain-containing protein, translating into MKIILILLLSFSYALSQFNSTTYDLKNEEVLKTFDVNPDFLNNPYFIDVKNSFLGEIKQDYLLKKFKDNYEFIPTLKAMFLEEDIPQEFLYLAMIESGFSLSAKSNKRAVGMWQFVPKTAQSLGLDINTQIDERKDLIKSTKAAIVYLKSLKQQFGKWYLAAIAYNCGEGRLRKAIKEANSDSLSILLDTEKKYIPLESRMYIRKILSLSLLFHNVNMLKTNDYDYFLNRGANSLLATIEVAPATPLAKIAREANLPLNKLKAYNPQFKRNITPTYAKIYSIYLPYQFLATYKTNTIDKVAIQNKPYILHRVNKGDTIYSISKHYGVSSKTITQYNAIKNANSLSINQEIVIPLEQG; encoded by the coding sequence ATGAAAATTATTCTTATTTTACTTTTATCTTTTAGTTATGCTTTATCGCAATTTAATTCCACTACTTACGATCTCAAAAACGAAGAAGTGTTAAAAACTTTTGATGTGAATCCAGATTTTTTAAACAATCCCTACTTCATTGATGTTAAAAATTCCTTTTTAGGAGAAATCAAACAAGATTATTTACTTAAAAAATTTAAAGATAATTATGAATTTATTCCCACTTTAAAAGCAATGTTTTTAGAAGAAGATATTCCTCAAGAATTTCTCTATCTTGCAATGATTGAATCAGGTTTCTCACTCTCTGCAAAATCCAATAAACGCGCCGTTGGAATGTGGCAATTCGTGCCAAAAACTGCACAATCTTTGGGATTAGATATTAACACCCAAATTGATGAACGCAAAGATCTTATCAAATCCACTAAAGCAGCCATTGTTTATCTAAAAAGCCTAAAGCAACAATTTGGGAAATGGTATCTTGCAGCAATTGCTTATAATTGCGGAGAAGGCAGACTTAGAAAAGCTATCAAAGAAGCCAATAGCGATTCACTTAGCATACTTTTAGATACAGAAAAAAAGTATATTCCCCTTGAAAGTCGCATGTATATACGAAAGATTCTTTCGCTTTCACTCTTGTTTCACAATGTCAATATGCTTAAAACCAACGACTATGATTATTTTTTAAACCGCGGCGCTAACTCGCTCTTAGCCACCATTGAAGTTGCGCCTGCTACTCCACTTGCAAAAATTGCAAGAGAAGCAAATCTGCCTTTAAATAAACTCAAAGCCTACAATCCACAATTTAAGCGCAATATTACCCCAACATATGCCAAAATCTATTCTATTTATTTACCTTATCAATTCTTAGCTACTTACAAAACAAATACTATTGATAAAGTCGCCATTCAAAACAAGCCTTACATACTTCATCGCGTCAATAAAGGCGACACAATTTACTCCATTTCTAAACACTATGGGGTTTCTTCAAAAACTATTACTCAATACAATGCTATTAAAAATGCTAATTCACTCTCTATCAATCAAGAGATTGTGATTCCTTTAGAGCAAGGATAA
- a CDS encoding lysophospholipid acyltransferase family protein, translated as MKNIKRKLILFFSPSLIFFLIKLLYKTCKVEYQIDPKTLELLQKQQNFIVAFWHGNLLMQPYLFKKVLKNSPQKAYVLISQHFDGDIISHAIKLFGIDSLRGSSSKGNIKVLLLALRKLQKNDFIVITPDGPRGPYHSIADGIVLLSQKSKRPIVSSQIHYQKFWEFKSWDRFQIPKPFSRITYILKEPLWIENLDLDKAKAKIQHIMEA; from the coding sequence ATGAAAAATATCAAAAGAAAACTCATTCTTTTCTTTTCTCCCTCTTTGATTTTTTTTCTCATCAAACTTCTTTATAAAACCTGTAAAGTTGAATACCAAATTGACCCCAAAACACTAGAATTACTTCAAAAACAACAAAATTTTATAGTAGCCTTTTGGCATGGGAATCTACTTATGCAACCTTACCTTTTTAAGAAAGTTCTAAAAAATAGCCCTCAAAAAGCCTATGTGCTTATTAGCCAACATTTTGATGGAGATATTATTAGCCACGCAATCAAGCTCTTTGGGATTGATTCATTAAGGGGATCTAGTTCTAAGGGAAATATTAAAGTGCTTCTTTTAGCTCTAAGAAAACTTCAAAAAAATGATTTTATAGTCATCACTCCAGATGGACCAAGAGGACCCTATCACAGCATTGCAGATGGAATCGTGCTACTCTCCCAAAAATCAAAAAGACCTATTGTTTCTTCACAAATCCATTACCAAAAATTTTGGGAATTTAAGAGTTGGGATAGATTCCAAATACCAAAGCCTTTTAGTCGCATTACCTATATTCTAAAAGAGCCTTTGTGGATTGAAAACTTAGACTTAGATAAAGCAAAAGCCAAAATTCAACACATTATGGAAGCTTAA
- the hisB gene encoding imidazoleglycerol-phosphate dehydratase HisB: METLTRNTKETQISASLEVYGFGIANIQTGIGFFDHMLQSLCKHASWNLTLECKGDLEVDYHHSVEDCGIVIGQLLRNSLFPIQNVERFGNSAVVMDEACVECDLDLSNRPFLVFEVKTEGKVGTFDCELVEEFFRALVFNAGLSAHIIQKRGKNRHHLIEASFKAFAVALRRACVKNEKIGIPSTKGIL; this comes from the coding sequence ATGGAAACTTTAACAAGAAACACCAAAGAAACTCAAATCTCTGCTAGTTTAGAAGTCTATGGTTTTGGTATAGCAAATATCCAAACAGGGATTGGTTTTTTTGATCATATGTTACAATCGCTTTGCAAACACGCTTCTTGGAATCTAACCCTAGAGTGCAAGGGGGATTTAGAGGTGGATTATCATCATAGTGTTGAAGACTGCGGAATCGTTATTGGACAGCTTCTTAGAAATTCTCTTTTTCCTATTCAAAATGTTGAGCGCTTTGGTAATAGTGCAGTTGTAATGGATGAGGCTTGTGTGGAATGTGATTTGGATCTTAGCAATCGTCCTTTTTTGGTTTTTGAAGTCAAGACAGAGGGCAAAGTTGGCACTTTTGATTGCGAGTTGGTTGAGGAGTTTTTTAGGGCTTTAGTCTTTAATGCCGGTTTATCAGCGCATATCATACAAAAAAGAGGCAAGAATCGTCACCACCTTATTGAAGCCAGTTTCAAAGCCTTTGCTGTTGCCTTGCGTCGCGCTTGTGTTAAAAACGAGAAAATAGGAATCCCAAGCACCAAAGGTATCTTATGA
- a CDS encoding HP0268 family nuclease, protein MDIKLVREHISEKPQKVTIKKLEEMLEAQKMDIFYCDKENSHKDMMALMEYFEKKGKHVYFREVKYGLDEGDYMYEFHIL, encoded by the coding sequence ATGGATATTAAATTAGTTCGCGAACACATCAGTGAAAAACCTCAAAAAGTTACAATAAAAAAATTAGAAGAAATGCTAGAAGCTCAAAAAATGGATATTTTTTATTGCGATAAAGAAAATTCCCATAAAGATATGATGGCATTAATGGAATACTTTGAAAAAAAAGGGAAACATGTTTATTTTAGAGAAGTTAAATATGGACTAGATGAAGGTGATTATATGTATGAATTCCACATATTATAA
- the lptA gene encoding lipopolysaccharide transport periplasmic protein LptA, whose protein sequence is MRFFILILAFLLPLIADEIVIDAQELIADEKSKVTQLKGNVQITRLHDKLNCDEAYIFLDKNNKPTKMQALGNVKFWLTLENNRKIQGKANELLYFPNTQEYQIIGSAFVEEPAKKNEVKGEKIIIRYKEGYINIVGDDKAPARLIFKLDKETKK, encoded by the coding sequence ATGAGGTTTTTCATTTTAATACTTGCCTTTTTATTGCCCTTGATTGCCGATGAAATAGTTATCGATGCCCAAGAGCTTATTGCCGATGAAAAAAGCAAAGTTACCCAACTAAAAGGAAATGTGCAAATCACAAGATTGCACGATAAGCTAAATTGTGATGAAGCCTATATTTTCTTAGATAAAAATAATAAGCCCACCAAAATGCAAGCCCTAGGAAATGTGAAGTTTTGGCTAACTTTAGAAAACAATCGCAAGATTCAAGGCAAAGCCAATGAACTTCTTTATTTTCCAAACACTCAAGAATATCAAATTATTGGTAGCGCTTTTGTAGAAGAACCTGCTAAAAAAAACGAAGTTAAAGGAGAAAAAATCATTATCCGCTATAAAGAGGGTTATATTAACATTGTTGGAGATGACAAAGCTCCTGCACGACTAATATTTAAACTTGACAAAGAAACAAAAAAATGA
- the mrdA gene encoding penicillin-binding protein 2: MHKRLYFIFFCFIVFWLILLIKIFNLSILKNEQYQEQAMKNILREEIIAPIRGEIFDRNGEPLATNNIGFTISLPPNLSLRSNLPILEKEIEYLLTFFPQHTKEELIKKYRQKDSPYNHDFIPIIDFVEHSFILKHYPYFFQNEILRISPLARRYYPHKQSASHIIGYVSRANERDIELQPISNYTQNIGKDGLEKQYDDFLQGQLGKRVIKVDALNREIQTLSHQDSKKGDSLITTLDIELQKAMDQAFEGKNGTAIIMDATNGEILAAGSYPEYDLNQFIGGISHDNWNALRDSPYKPLINKFANGLYPPGSVIKMGMGLAFLEYAKIDEKEELNTPAFIESGGRKFRDWKKGGHGKSDLYKALKRSVDVYFYLLSQKVDFEDIANVLKQMGLGEKTGVDLPSESRGIVPSPSLKFKRFRDKWYEGDSIISSIGQGMFLTTPLQIANYTSLIATGKLPTPHFAKRIQDKIQSYPPKDVLNDFQKSKMGVLREGMRQVCSETDGTAYYATRASRVKLACKTGTAQVVGISQEDEERIKEEEMDYFHRSQAWITGFLPIDNPKYVITIMVEHGGSGSGAGGPLLAELANALIDWGYVKETRKKKE, from the coding sequence ATGCATAAACGTTTGTATTTTATCTTTTTTTGTTTTATCGTCTTTTGGTTGATTTTACTAATAAAAATCTTTAACTTGAGTATTCTTAAAAATGAACAATATCAAGAACAAGCTATGAAAAATATCCTGCGTGAAGAAATCATTGCCCCTATTAGGGGAGAAATTTTTGATCGCAATGGGGAACCACTTGCCACAAATAACATAGGTTTTACAATTTCACTCCCACCCAACTTATCTTTACGATCAAATTTACCTATTTTAGAAAAAGAAATTGAATATCTTTTGACATTTTTTCCGCAACACACCAAAGAAGAATTGATAAAAAAATACCGACAAAAAGATTCGCCTTATAACCACGATTTTATTCCCATTATTGATTTTGTGGAGCACAGCTTTATCCTAAAACATTATCCGTATTTTTTTCAAAATGAAATTTTAAGAATCAGCCCTCTAGCAAGGCGTTATTATCCCCACAAACAAAGCGCTTCGCATATTATTGGCTATGTTAGCAGAGCAAATGAAAGAGACATAGAGCTTCAGCCTATTTCTAATTATACTCAAAACATTGGCAAAGATGGACTAGAGAAGCAATATGATGACTTTTTACAAGGACAACTTGGTAAGAGAGTAATAAAAGTTGATGCCCTAAATCGCGAGATTCAAACCCTCTCTCACCAAGATTCTAAAAAGGGCGATTCTCTAATTACTACCTTGGATATCGAATTACAAAAAGCAATGGATCAAGCTTTTGAAGGAAAAAATGGCACTGCTATTATTATGGATGCTACCAATGGAGAGATTCTAGCCGCAGGAAGCTACCCTGAATACGATCTAAATCAATTCATTGGCGGAATCTCACACGACAATTGGAATGCCTTGCGTGATAGCCCATACAAACCCCTTATTAACAAATTTGCCAATGGATTATATCCGCCAGGATCGGTAATAAAAATGGGAATGGGATTAGCCTTTTTGGAATATGCAAAAATTGATGAAAAAGAAGAGCTTAATACTCCTGCTTTTATTGAATCAGGTGGAAGAAAATTTCGTGATTGGAAAAAAGGAGGTCATGGAAAATCTGATCTCTATAAAGCCCTAAAACGAAGTGTGGATGTGTATTTTTATCTCCTTTCTCAAAAGGTTGATTTTGAAGATATTGCCAATGTCTTAAAACAAATGGGATTAGGCGAAAAAACTGGAGTTGATTTGCCTAGCGAATCGCGCGGAATTGTCCCTTCTCCTAGCCTGAAATTCAAGCGCTTTAGAGATAAATGGTATGAAGGTGATAGTATTATTAGCTCCATAGGGCAAGGTATGTTTCTTACTACTCCTTTGCAAATTGCAAACTACACTTCCCTTATTGCAACAGGCAAACTCCCCACTCCTCATTTTGCCAAACGTATTCAAGATAAAATCCAATCCTACCCACCCAAAGATGTGTTAAATGATTTTCAAAAAAGCAAAATGGGAGTTTTACGCGAGGGAATGCGACAAGTCTGTAGCGAAACAGATGGTACTGCTTATTATGCCACACGCGCCAGTAGAGTGAAACTAGCTTGTAAAACAGGAACTGCACAAGTTGTTGGAATCTCACAAGAAGATGAAGAAAGAATCAAAGAAGAAGAAATGGATTATTTTCATCGCTCACAAGCTTGGATTACAGGATTTTTACCCATTGATAATCCTAAATATGTAATTACAATTATGGTAGAACACGGCGGTAGCGGATCTGGTGCTGGGGGACCGCTTTTAGCAGAGCTTGCTAATGCCCTAATAGACTGGGGCTATGTCAAAGAGACGCGCAAAAAAAAGGAATAG
- the yihA gene encoding ribosome biogenesis GTP-binding protein YihA/YsxC, translated as MTYTLSKASFFTSAQNLSQCPPPLLSEIAFLGRSNVGKSTLINLLCKQKNLAKSSQTPGKTQLINFFLTHWKQKDSDEILQIYLVDLPGFGYAKVSKTQKELWNKNLIEFLKKRDSIRLFVHLRDSRHPHLEIDSNLVEFLRPFLRKDQKILQIFTKFDKLNTTQKINLKKEFPNALFSSSLQKNNLQEMSDFILNHTLGIQTNLGETE; from the coding sequence ATGACTTACACACTCTCTAAAGCCAGTTTTTTTACCTCAGCGCAAAATCTCTCCCAATGCCCTCCACCACTCCTAAGTGAAATTGCTTTTTTAGGGCGAAGTAATGTGGGTAAAAGCACCCTTATTAATCTCTTATGCAAACAAAAAAATCTAGCAAAAAGCTCTCAAACACCGGGAAAAACACAGCTTATTAACTTTTTTTTAACACATTGGAAACAAAAAGATAGTGATGAAATTTTACAAATTTATTTGGTTGATTTACCTGGATTTGGTTATGCTAAAGTCTCCAAAACACAAAAAGAGCTTTGGAATAAAAATCTCATTGAATTCTTAAAAAAGCGTGATAGTATCCGACTTTTTGTGCATTTGCGCGATAGTCGCCACCCTCATTTAGAAATTGATTCTAATCTTGTTGAATTTTTAAGACCTTTTTTAAGAAAAGATCAAAAAATCTTACAAATTTTTACCAAATTTGACAAACTCAACACTACCCAAAAAATCAATCTTAAAAAAGAATTTCCAAATGCGCTATTTTCTAGCTCTTTACAGAAAAATAACCTTCAAGAAATGAGCGATTTTATCCTTAATCACACGCTAGGAATTCAAACAAATCTTGGAGAAACAGAATGA
- a CDS encoding KdsC family phosphatase, whose translation MIKLIVLDVDGTLTDGKITYNNEGNELKSFNVKDGLGIAAWIKLGKKAAIITGRKSQIVENRAKELGITYIKQGISNKANALYEILDQSQIHIDEVAIIGDDLNDLSMFKIAKYTFAPKDSAKEIQRIAHMVLSKKGGKGAVREMIDILIKQENLEDKLYEIF comes from the coding sequence ATGATTAAACTAATCGTGCTTGATGTTGATGGAACCCTAACTGATGGTAAAATTACTTATAATAATGAAGGAAATGAGCTTAAAAGCTTTAATGTCAAAGATGGACTTGGGATTGCTGCTTGGATCAAGCTTGGCAAAAAAGCGGCAATCATTACAGGCAGAAAATCACAAATCGTAGAAAATCGCGCCAAAGAGCTTGGCATCACCTACATCAAACAAGGAATCTCTAACAAAGCCAACGCACTTTATGAGATTTTAGATCAATCTCAAATCCACATTGATGAAGTTGCTATTATTGGCGATGATTTAAATGATTTATCTATGTTTAAAATCGCCAAATACACTTTTGCGCCTAAAGATTCTGCTAAAGAAATTCAAAGAATTGCTCACATGGTCCTAAGTAAAAAAGGTGGCAAAGGTGCTGTTAGAGAAATGATTGATATTCTTATCAAACAAGAAAACCTAGAGGATAAACTCTATGAGATTTTCTAG
- a CDS encoding septal ring lytic transglycosylase RlpA family protein has protein sequence MKKTLFLSLIFTFLFFGCSSKNNLYYNKTPNYGTMNNSQQSQKATMRPYQINGKWYYPTMVALGETYEGIASWYGPKFHGKKTSNGETYSMYAHTAAHKTLPMNTIVRVTSKENGKSTIVRINDRGPFISGRIIDLSNSAARDIDMLQKGTANVRIEVIGFNGAISNSIPLTKETLATSEYKVATTQTSVQLSQFLVQIGAFRNKNGAQRFQQTHANSHGYKAIIKEYSLNGLPIYRVMLSGFQSEAEARDFISLQKIAGAFITTE, from the coding sequence ATGAAAAAAACTCTTTTTTTAAGCCTAATATTTACATTTTTGTTCTTTGGTTGTAGCAGCAAAAACAATCTTTACTACAATAAAACTCCTAATTATGGAACAATGAATAACAGCCAGCAAAGCCAAAAAGCTACGATGCGCCCTTATCAAATCAATGGCAAATGGTATTATCCAACTATGGTTGCTTTAGGCGAAACTTATGAGGGGATAGCTAGTTGGTATGGACCAAAATTCCACGGCAAAAAAACCTCCAATGGTGAAACTTATAGTATGTATGCTCACACAGCCGCTCATAAAACTCTGCCGATGAATACTATCGTGCGTGTTACAAGCAAAGAAAATGGAAAATCTACCATCGTTAGAATCAATGATCGCGGACCTTTTATTAGTGGCAGAATCATTGATTTATCTAATAGTGCAGCGCGTGATATAGATATGCTCCAAAAAGGGACTGCAAATGTCAGAATCGAAGTGATTGGATTTAATGGCGCAATCTCTAATTCTATTCCACTTACCAAAGAAACACTTGCTACAAGTGAATACAAAGTTGCTACCACGCAAACAAGCGTTCAGCTTTCACAATTCTTAGTTCAAATTGGAGCCTTTAGAAATAAAAATGGAGCACAAAGATTTCAACAAACTCATGCAAACTCTCACGGATATAAAGCGATTATCAAAGAATATTCTCTTAATGGCTTACCTATTTATCGCGTTATGCTAAGTGGATTTCAAAGTGAGGCTGAAGCAAGAGATTTTATCTCTCTCCAAAAAATCGCTGGTGCATTCATCACTACGGAGTAA
- the pseB gene encoding UDP-N-acetylglucosamine 4,6-dehydratase (inverting), protein MFDGKNILITGGTGSFGKQYTKTLLKRYKPQRIVIFSRDELKQYEMAQVYSDSCMRYFLGDVRDEARLKEATNGIDYIIHAAALKQVPAAEYNPTECIKTNIYGAQNVISAALANGVEKVIALSTDKAANPINLYGATKLASDKLFVAANNMTGGRKTRFSVVRYGNVIGSRGSVVPFFQKLIAKGAKELPITDTEMTRFMITLQQGVDFVLKNFERMKGGETFVPKIPSMKITEVAKALAPNLPHKIIGIRPGEKIHETMCPSDDSHITYEFNDHFVIAPTIQFNFITDFSTNALGEVGKLVQRGFEYNSGSNTQWLNTEAFLKLLGD, encoded by the coding sequence GTGTTTGATGGTAAAAATATTTTAATTACAGGTGGGACAGGTAGCTTTGGGAAGCAATATACAAAAACCCTATTAAAGCGTTATAAGCCCCAAAGAATCGTGATTTTCTCTCGCGATGAACTTAAGCAATATGAAATGGCACAAGTTTATAGTGATTCTTGTATGCGGTATTTTTTGGGTGATGTGAGAGATGAAGCAAGATTAAAAGAGGCTACAAATGGAATTGATTATATCATTCACGCAGCAGCGCTTAAGCAAGTGCCTGCTGCAGAATACAATCCTACAGAATGTATTAAGACAAATATTTATGGGGCGCAAAATGTGATTAGCGCAGCCTTGGCTAATGGAGTGGAAAAGGTGATTGCTCTCTCTACAGATAAAGCTGCTAATCCCATCAATCTTTATGGAGCTACAAAACTTGCTAGTGATAAACTTTTTGTAGCGGCTAATAATATGACAGGAGGCCGAAAAACTCGTTTTTCTGTTGTGCGTTATGGGAATGTTATTGGATCAAGGGGATCTGTCGTGCCATTTTTTCAAAAATTAATTGCTAAAGGAGCTAAAGAATTACCTATTACTGATACAGAGATGACACGATTTATGATTACCTTGCAGCAAGGGGTGGATTTTGTTTTGAAAAATTTTGAGAGAATGAAAGGTGGAGAGACTTTTGTCCCTAAAATTCCCTCAATGAAAATCACTGAAGTAGCTAAGGCTCTTGCTCCAAATTTGCCTCATAAGATTATTGGGATTCGTCCTGGAGAAAAAATCCATGAAACAATGTGTCCAAGTGATGATAGTCATATTACTTATGAGTTTAATGATCATTTTGTGATTGCTCCAACAATTCAATTTAATTTTATTACAGATTTTAGCACTAATGCATTAGGTGAAGTGGGAAAATTAGTTCAAAGAGGTTTTGAATACAATTCTGGTTCTAACACTCAATGGCTTAACACAGAAGCATTTTTAAAGCTTTTAGGAGATTAA
- a CDS encoding GNAT family N-acetyltransferase, with the protein MIITRPTLKNIPQMREILKPEIKRGVILERPLDIMANMIRSYHIAWEEEEILSSQQKLHLENKKLEDLKKPIMLGFCALHIHSLELAEIRSLIVVPFAQRKGVASALIADCLKEGKILGISEVLVLTYKRVLFEKMGFNEISKEKIPNQKIWADCILCKHFPLCDEIALIKKF; encoded by the coding sequence ATGATTATCACACGACCCACACTCAAAAATATCCCGCAAATGCGCGAGATTCTTAAGCCCGAAATTAAACGTGGAGTGATTTTAGAGAGACCCTTAGATATAATGGCAAATATGATTCGATCTTATCATATTGCTTGGGAAGAAGAAGAAATCCTAAGCTCACAGCAAAAACTCCATTTAGAAAATAAAAAGCTAGAGGATTTAAAAAAACCAATAATGCTAGGCTTTTGTGCGTTACATATTCATTCTTTGGAATTAGCAGAGATTCGCAGCCTTATTGTTGTGCCTTTTGCACAAAGAAAAGGCGTAGCAAGTGCCTTGATAGCAGATTGCCTTAAAGAGGGCAAAATTTTGGGTATTAGTGAAGTTTTAGTTTTAACTTACAAAAGGGTTTTGTTTGAAAAAATGGGCTTTAATGAAATTAGCAAAGAAAAGATTCCTAATCAAAAAATTTGGGCGGATTGTATTTTATGCAAGCATTTTCCTCTATGCGACGAAATCGCACTGATAAAAAAATTCTAA